A part of Marinobacter psychrophilus genomic DNA contains:
- the katG gene encoding catalase/peroxidase HPI produces the protein MADSNPTAGKCPVMHGGNTSVGSTNMKWWPSALNLAILNQHDSKTKPLGADFNYREELKKLDVGALKKDLNDLMTDSQDWWPADWGHYGGLMIRLAWHAAGSYRVSDGRGGAGTGNQRFAPLNSWPDNGNLDKARRLLWPVKRKYGNKLSWADLIVLAGNVAYESMGFKTFGFAFGREDIWHPEEDIYWGAEDEWLATSDNEKSRYSGDRDLEDPLAAVMMGLIYVNPQGVDGNPDPLATARDVRETFKRMAMNDEETVALTAGGHTVGKCHGNGDPANLGDAPEGAEVNEQGLGWNKKTGTVGNHTVTSGLEGAWTSNPIQWDDGYFKSLMNHDWELTKSPADAWQWEPVDMKEEDKPVDAENPSVRRNPIMTDADMAMKMDPEYRKISEKFAKDQAYFEDVFARAWFKLTHRDLGPKVRYVGPEVPQEDLIWQDPTPAGNTGYNVDAVKAKIVASGLNATDMINTAWDSARTYRGSDMRGGANGARIRLAPQKDWEGNESERLGRVLSVLEAIAADAGASVADVIVLAGNIGVEQAARAAGVSVNVPFSAGRGDATDEMTDVESFEPLEPIHDGFRNWVKKDYTTTPEKLLLDRAQLMGLTAPEMTVLLGGMRVLGTNHGGSKHGVFTNREGQLTNDFFVNLTDMGNSWKPTGKNSYEIRDRKTDAVKWTATRVDLVFGSNSILRSYAELYAQDDNKERFAHDFVTAWTKVMNADRFDLA, from the coding sequence ATGGCTGATAGCAACCCAACGGCGGGCAAATGCCCGGTCATGCACGGCGGCAATACCAGCGTCGGTAGCACCAACATGAAATGGTGGCCCAGCGCCTTGAACCTGGCCATCCTTAATCAGCACGACAGCAAAACCAAGCCGCTGGGTGCCGATTTCAATTACCGCGAAGAGTTGAAAAAACTCGACGTAGGCGCACTGAAAAAAGATCTGAATGACCTGATGACCGACAGCCAGGATTGGTGGCCGGCGGATTGGGGCCATTACGGCGGTCTGATGATTCGTCTGGCGTGGCACGCAGCCGGTTCCTACCGCGTTAGCGATGGCCGTGGTGGCGCAGGTACCGGCAACCAGCGTTTCGCTCCGCTAAACTCCTGGCCCGATAACGGCAACCTAGACAAAGCCCGCCGCCTGCTGTGGCCGGTCAAGCGCAAGTACGGCAACAAGCTGAGCTGGGCCGACCTGATTGTGCTGGCGGGTAACGTGGCTTATGAATCCATGGGCTTCAAAACCTTCGGCTTCGCCTTTGGCCGCGAGGACATCTGGCACCCGGAAGAAGACATCTACTGGGGTGCAGAAGACGAGTGGCTGGCTACCAGCGACAACGAAAAGAGCCGTTACAGTGGTGATCGCGATCTGGAAGACCCGCTGGCCGCGGTGATGATGGGCTTGATCTACGTGAACCCCCAAGGCGTTGACGGCAACCCGGACCCGCTTGCAACGGCCCGCGACGTGCGCGAAACGTTCAAGCGTATGGCCATGAACGACGAAGAAACGGTCGCGTTGACCGCAGGTGGCCACACCGTGGGTAAATGCCACGGTAATGGTGATCCGGCAAATCTAGGCGATGCACCGGAAGGCGCTGAAGTAAACGAGCAGGGCCTGGGCTGGAATAAAAAGACAGGTACAGTGGGTAATCACACGGTCACCAGCGGTCTTGAAGGTGCCTGGACCAGCAACCCTATCCAATGGGACGACGGTTACTTTAAGTCGCTGATGAACCACGACTGGGAACTGACCAAGAGCCCGGCCGACGCTTGGCAGTGGGAACCGGTGGACATGAAAGAAGAAGACAAGCCGGTGGATGCAGAGAACCCGTCTGTGCGTCGCAACCCGATCATGACTGACGCTGACATGGCCATGAAAATGGACCCGGAGTACCGCAAAATCTCCGAGAAGTTCGCCAAAGATCAAGCCTACTTTGAAGACGTGTTTGCTCGCGCCTGGTTCAAATTGACTCACCGCGATCTTGGTCCAAAAGTACGCTATGTCGGCCCGGAAGTACCTCAAGAAGATCTGATCTGGCAAGACCCGACGCCTGCCGGCAACACCGGTTATAACGTCGATGCCGTCAAAGCGAAGATTGTCGCCAGTGGCCTGAACGCAACCGACATGATCAACACCGCTTGGGACAGCGCCCGTACCTACCGTGGTTCGGATATGCGCGGTGGCGCCAACGGTGCGCGAATTCGTCTGGCCCCCCAGAAAGACTGGGAAGGTAACGAATCTGAGCGCCTGGGCCGTGTATTAAGCGTGCTGGAAGCTATTGCTGCAGACGCCGGTGCCAGTGTGGCCGACGTGATTGTACTGGCGGGTAATATTGGCGTAGAGCAGGCAGCCAGAGCCGCGGGTGTCAGCGTAAACGTGCCATTCTCGGCCGGTCGTGGCGATGCTACTGACGAGATGACGGATGTGGAATCTTTCGAGCCGCTGGAGCCCATTCACGATGGTTTCCGCAACTGGGTGAAAAAAGATTACACGACTACCCCGGAAAAACTGTTGCTGGACCGTGCTCAGCTGATGGGCCTGACTGCACCGGAGATGACGGTGCTGTTAGGCGGAATGCGTGTGCTTGGCACCAACCACGGTGGCAGCAAGCACGGCGTATTCACCAATAGGGAAGGGCAACTGACCAACGATTTTTTTGTCAACCTGACCGACATGGGCAACAGCTGGAAGCCGACGGGTAAAAACTCCTACGAGATTCGCGATCGTAAAACTGACGCAGTAAAGTGGACCGCCACCCGAGTAGATTTGGTGTTTGGCTCTAACTCGATCTTGCGTTCTTACGCGGAATTGTATGCTCAGGACGATAACAAAGAGCGCTTTGCGCATGACTTTGTGACCGCCTGGACCAAAGTTATGAATGCCGACCGGTTTGATCTCGCGTAA
- a CDS encoding NAD(P)H-dependent flavin oxidoreductase, translating to MHTTSNFIEKLSIRFPIIQAPMAGVSTPELAAAVSNAGGLGSLGIGASTIDQARNMIEQTRRLTGQPFNVNVFCHAPAKRDPVREKAWLAYLAPLFSEAGLDTPDQLDEIYTSFLVDDEQFEMLLELRPAVVSFHFGIPSADCIACLREAGIYTLATATNLYEATLIEQAGIDAIVAQGTEAGGHRGMFNPEITDECLSTMVLVRLLAAKTTRPIIAAGGIMDGYAIRSMLSLGAVAAQMGTAFVLCPESAANTAYRKNLKGQRATQTRLTDVLSGRPARGMVNRLVTFGEADGSPFPADYPLAYDAAKRLNGAASKLGNNEFAAQWAGQGAPLARELPASDLMRVLMAETRIEE from the coding sequence ATGCACACGACTTCGAATTTTATTGAAAAACTGAGCATTCGTTTCCCAATTATTCAGGCACCAATGGCTGGTGTGTCTACGCCGGAGTTGGCCGCCGCGGTGTCGAACGCGGGCGGGCTCGGTTCACTGGGGATTGGCGCCAGCACAATTGACCAAGCTCGAAACATGATTGAACAGACGCGCCGGCTAACCGGACAGCCGTTCAATGTGAACGTTTTTTGCCACGCTCCCGCAAAGCGTGACCCTGTCAGAGAAAAAGCGTGGCTTGCGTATCTTGCTCCACTGTTCAGCGAAGCCGGGCTGGATACGCCCGATCAACTCGATGAAATTTATACATCATTCCTTGTCGACGACGAACAATTCGAGATGCTGCTTGAGCTGCGTCCAGCTGTCGTCAGTTTTCATTTCGGCATACCTTCTGCTGACTGTATTGCCTGTTTGCGTGAGGCCGGTATTTACACTTTGGCAACGGCGACCAATCTTTACGAGGCAACACTGATCGAGCAAGCGGGAATAGATGCCATTGTTGCCCAGGGCACAGAAGCTGGCGGGCACAGAGGTATGTTCAACCCGGAGATAACGGATGAGTGTTTGAGTACGATGGTGCTCGTGAGGCTACTTGCGGCAAAAACGACACGCCCCATCATAGCGGCGGGCGGCATTATGGATGGCTATGCCATCCGCTCGATGTTGAGCCTTGGAGCAGTAGCTGCGCAGATGGGAACGGCGTTTGTTTTGTGCCCCGAATCTGCGGCCAATACCGCCTATCGCAAAAATCTGAAAGGCCAACGTGCAACGCAGACACGATTGACGGATGTCCTATCCGGCCGGCCGGCACGGGGAATGGTTAATCGATTGGTTACCTTTGGCGAAGCAGACGGCAGCCCGTTTCCCGCGGATTACCCGCTGGCTTATGACGCGGCTAAACGACTTAATGGGGCAGCATCCAAACTGGGAAACAACGAATTTGCGGCGCAATGGGCGGGGCAGGGAGCACCGTTGGCGCGTGAGCTACCGGCGTCGGATTTGATGAGAGTGCTGATGGCTGAAACTCGAATCGAAGAGTAG